Proteins found in one Mycoplasmopsis gallopavonis genomic segment:
- a CDS encoding exonuclease domain-containing protein encodes MVNASVEQLKVIEAINKGKNIKINAVAGSGKTTTSLLIAQFFPEKRILLFTYNRKLMDETNERIQSRGLTNISAITIHAFATRAYGIESRDDQGLIQIIKQDVSPRLNSNINYDLIIIDESQDLTPIYYSFLKKTLSHNLNQDYQLIVLGDEKQCIYGFLGADSRFLTLAPQIFQNNREWTEIQLKKSYRLGMYIANFINDIFYQKPIVTYGNLQASSKVNYYITSFNDYNNIWKIVNIIYNKIISYGPENVFILSPSVDEKNTKTIQRLLIEKDEKENGIQTIFFYNTNNELDREIDPELMKNKVVFSTFHQTKGLERDFVFVLHFDQSFYRHFATDIADDFAPNISYVALTRAKKELWLVHDKDFKLMNWIDPNRLYNHKSVIFWNKDLIEFQNTKEIPKDEFNDLSASKLIKFLDYQIENNIRSKIKISPFESLASKFSVHDFENINTKIYIRHKNKEIKEEVSYITGSLVTIALMIKKDPQSYLHQLNDLISWRENRKSFKDRIRLSSETKNKISQILESLINNNYTIQNLLYLALIQYVLKTGIVAPLTQIPYESLNWISQYEIEALLALANQFLSTNTEYEVRFEHLYNENTTLVGIIDAIDHDNKVIYEFKFVQDISPLHFAQLAIYKYLANKEDSSKYQDYKFVLYNLRNNIAYQLDLTNEVVNEIIEILVQNKLNNQEAQKNLDSEFVDSCLNESLELIVNDLNQQIKKINKLLKMKQKVTLLSDENNYKFFSKELFSKNTFALQIKKHKNAKEFLLNWDLKNFKIVFLDFETWNFQDTPVEIALISFMKNTLIGWYDLYINPDGGTINLQSKLIANVDEEKVKNASFFPEIWKEINHLFNGEYIIVGHNILSFDSHVLRKILARYNLKTENFIMIDTWHLFKYLNKNPKGNSQEELANKYKIKYNAHNALADVHALYEIVIAKFGSLENFLNYVKENINNSKFARYYNEQSRKKK; translated from the coding sequence ATGGTAAATGCATCAGTAGAACAATTAAAAGTAATTGAAGCAATTAACAAAGGAAAAAACATTAAAATTAATGCAGTTGCCGGAAGTGGGAAAACTACAACTTCCTTGCTTATTGCACAATTTTTTCCAGAAAAAAGAATTTTATTATTTACATATAATAGAAAATTAATGGACGAAACAAATGAACGAATTCAAAGTAGAGGTTTAACCAACATTTCTGCAATTACAATTCATGCTTTTGCAACTCGTGCTTATGGTATTGAATCTCGTGATGATCAAGGTTTAATACAAATTATTAAGCAAGATGTATCACCAAGATTAAATAGCAATATCAATTATGATTTAATCATAATTGATGAATCACAAGATCTGACTCCGATTTACTATAGTTTCCTAAAAAAGACACTAAGCCATAATCTTAACCAAGATTATCAACTAATTGTTTTAGGAGATGAAAAGCAATGTATTTATGGTTTTTTAGGTGCAGATTCTCGTTTTCTAACTCTTGCACCTCAAATTTTTCAAAATAATAGAGAATGAACAGAAATTCAATTGAAAAAAAGCTATAGACTCGGAATGTATATTGCAAATTTTATTAATGATATTTTTTATCAAAAACCCATTGTTACTTACGGAAATTTACAAGCAAGTTCAAAAGTAAATTATTACATAACCTCATTTAATGATTACAACAACATTTGGAAAATAGTGAATATAATTTATAACAAAATTATAAGTTATGGTCCAGAAAATGTTTTTATCTTATCTCCTAGTGTTGATGAAAAAAATACAAAAACTATACAAAGATTGTTAATTGAAAAAGATGAAAAAGAAAATGGAATTCAAACCATCTTCTTTTATAACACAAATAATGAATTAGATCGGGAAATTGATCCTGAACTTATGAAGAATAAGGTTGTTTTTTCTACATTCCATCAAACAAAAGGATTAGAAAGAGATTTTGTTTTTGTACTCCATTTTGATCAAAGTTTTTATAGACACTTTGCAACTGATATTGCCGATGATTTTGCTCCAAATATTTCATACGTTGCTTTAACAAGAGCTAAAAAAGAATTATGACTAGTTCATGATAAAGATTTTAAGCTAATGAATTGAATCGATCCAAATCGCTTATATAATCACAAATCTGTTATTTTTTGAAACAAAGATTTAATTGAGTTTCAAAATACTAAGGAAATTCCTAAAGATGAATTTAACGATCTTTCTGCTAGTAAATTAATTAAATTCTTAGATTATCAAATTGAAAACAATATCCGCAGCAAGATCAAAATTTCACCTTTTGAAAGTCTAGCATCAAAATTTTCTGTTCATGATTTTGAAAATATTAATACTAAAATCTATATTAGACACAAAAATAAAGAAATTAAAGAGGAAGTTAGTTATATAACAGGTTCACTTGTCACAATCGCTTTAATGATTAAAAAAGATCCTCAAAGCTATCTACATCAACTTAATGATTTGATTTCTTGAAGAGAAAATCGAAAATCTTTTAAAGATCGAATTCGTCTCTCTTCCGAAACTAAAAATAAAATTTCGCAAATTTTAGAAAGTTTAATAAATAATAATTACACAATTCAAAATTTACTTTATCTAGCTTTAATTCAATATGTTCTCAAAACAGGAATTGTTGCTCCTTTAACTCAAATTCCATACGAGAGTTTAAATTGAATAAGTCAATATGAGATCGAAGCTTTACTTGCTCTTGCAAATCAATTTCTTTCAACAAATACAGAATATGAAGTTCGTTTTGAACACTTATATAATGAAAATACAACCCTTGTTGGAATAATAGATGCAATCGATCATGATAATAAAGTTATTTATGAATTTAAATTTGTTCAAGATATTAGTCCACTTCATTTTGCACAGTTAGCAATTTATAAATATCTTGCAAATAAAGAGGATAGCTCAAAATATCAAGACTATAAATTTGTTCTTTATAATCTTAGAAATAATATTGCTTATCAATTAGATTTAACAAATGAAGTAGTTAATGAGATCATTGAAATTCTTGTTCAAAATAAATTAAATAACCAAGAAGCTCAAAAAAATTTGGACTCAGAATTTGTTGATAGCTGTTTAAATGAAAGTTTAGAACTAATTGTTAATGATTTAAATCAACAAATTAAAAAGATTAATAAATTACTCAAAATGAAACAAAAAGTAACTTTATTAAGTGATGAAAACAATTATAAGTTTTTTTCAAAAGAATTATTTTCTAAGAATACATTTGCCCTACAAATTAAGAAGCATAAAAATGCTAAAGAATTTCTTTTAAACTGAGATTTAAAGAACTTTAAGATTGTATTTCTGGATTTTGAAACATGAAATTTTCAAGATACACCTGTTGAAATTGCATTAATTTCTTTTATGAAAAATACACTCATTGGTTGATACGATCTATATATTAATCCAGATGGTGGAACTATTAATTTGCAATCCAAATTAATAGCTAATGTTGATGAAGAAAAAGTTAAAAATGCATCATTTTTTCCGGAAATTTGAAAAGAAATTAATCATTTATTTAATGGTGAATATATCATTGTTGGGCATAATATCTTGAGCTTTGATTCACATGTTCTTCGTAAGATTTTAGCAAGATATAATCTCAAAACAGAAAATTTTATTATGATTGATACATGACATTTATTTAAATATCTGAATAAAAACCCAAAAGGAAACTCACAAGAAGAATTAGCTAATAAATATAAGATTAAATACAATGCACATAATGCATTAGCAGATGTTCATGCTTTATACGAAATTGTCATTGCTAAATTCGGAAGTCTCGAAAACTTTTTAAATTATGTTAAAGAAAATATTAATAATTCTAAATTTGCAAGATATTATAATGAACAAAGTCGAAAGAAAAAATAG
- a CDS encoding M13 family metallopeptidase, which translates to MSKQPKNQLDLSKNDFYDFVNEKWLKKAKIPKDLSGLSSYSELHLEIERQNKKLVENWASNLALLPTENKQIVEMVKFFKMLRNKEMQLKQGWEPTRNTIEMIQNLKSFKELNENFLEFRAISAWMPYDFSVEEDFINNKIYTLWMNEAGLLLPSKEYYSTKQGTAILKVIAKVAEEMLVDYGFFKYQAKEIVKLAIEFDKSLAEHHLSSEEMHQVEKLYNPISSQELNEISQTFDLLKQAESLVKTKVDQVVLLNPNYIKKLDQIFVEKNFVKARALMLLTTILSFGQYLNPLTRKMFFPISQTLTGAEQPKSNSKWVFHKTLEYFAEPFSLYYGQKNFPNEAKQDVLKMIDKVVKVYQERLKKNTWLTPETAQKAISKLNKIRPMVGYPDYIPSFYDQFIVKTYHEKGSLTENIDNFERIMDEYNFSKYKKEVDPNLWGMMSYEVNAYFNPLMNVIVFPAGYLKAPFYDYNQNSSANYGGLGMTIGHEISHAFDNNGAQFDEQGSFQNWWTDKDYEAFKEKTQLMIEMFDGYETPFGKINGKLTVSENIADQGGIISALEAAKSEPDFNIEEFFRNYAYCERGIIRKEAAIRRLLSDPHSPAKERVNLQLKLSKEFQEHYNLSKYDKMYYPIEKIFEIW; encoded by the coding sequence ATGTCAAAACAACCAAAAAATCAATTAGATTTATCTAAAAACGACTTTTATGATTTTGTTAATGAAAAATGATTAAAAAAAGCTAAAATCCCAAAAGATTTAAGTGGACTTAGCTCTTATAGTGAATTACATTTAGAAATTGAACGGCAAAATAAAAAATTAGTTGAAAACTGAGCGAGCAATCTTGCATTATTACCAACAGAAAATAAACAAATAGTTGAAATGGTTAAGTTCTTTAAAATGTTGCGTAACAAAGAAATGCAATTAAAACAAGGTTGAGAACCAACAAGAAATACAATTGAAATGATTCAAAACCTAAAATCATTTAAAGAACTTAATGAAAATTTCTTAGAATTTAGAGCAATTAGTGCTTGAATGCCTTATGACTTTTCGGTTGAAGAAGATTTTATTAACAATAAAATCTATACTTTATGAATGAATGAAGCTGGTTTACTTTTACCTTCAAAAGAATACTATTCTACTAAACAAGGGACCGCAATTTTAAAAGTAATTGCCAAAGTAGCGGAGGAAATGCTTGTTGATTATGGATTTTTTAAATACCAAGCAAAAGAAATTGTTAAACTTGCAATTGAATTTGATAAATCACTTGCAGAACATCATCTTTCAAGTGAAGAAATGCACCAAGTTGAAAAACTTTATAATCCTATTTCAAGTCAAGAATTAAATGAAATTAGTCAAACATTTGATTTATTAAAACAAGCGGAATCACTGGTGAAAACAAAGGTTGATCAAGTTGTTCTTTTAAATCCAAATTACATTAAAAAACTTGATCAAATTTTTGTTGAGAAAAATTTCGTAAAAGCACGTGCTTTAATGCTTTTAACTACTATTTTAAGTTTCGGACAATATTTAAACCCACTTACAAGAAAGATGTTTTTCCCGATTTCGCAAACTTTAACAGGTGCAGAACAACCAAAATCTAATTCAAAATGAGTTTTTCACAAAACACTAGAATATTTTGCAGAACCATTTAGTCTTTATTATGGTCAAAAGAACTTTCCAAATGAAGCAAAACAAGATGTTTTAAAAATGATTGATAAAGTAGTTAAAGTTTATCAAGAACGTTTAAAGAAAAATACATGATTAACTCCTGAAACAGCTCAAAAGGCGATTTCGAAATTAAATAAAATTCGTCCAATGGTTGGTTATCCTGATTATATCCCAAGTTTTTACGATCAATTTATCGTAAAAACTTATCATGAAAAAGGTAGTTTAACAGAGAACATTGATAATTTTGAAAGAATTATGGACGAATATAATTTTAGTAAGTACAAAAAAGAAGTTGATCCAAACCTTTGAGGAATGATGTCTTATGAAGTCAATGCTTACTTTAACCCATTAATGAACGTAATTGTATTTCCTGCCGGTTATCTAAAAGCTCCGTTTTATGATTACAATCAAAATTCTAGTGCAAATTATGGTGGACTTGGAATGACTATTGGTCACGAAATTTCTCATGCTTTCGATAATAATGGAGCTCAGTTCGACGAACAAGGAAGCTTCCAAAATTGATGAACAGACAAAGATTATGAAGCTTTTAAAGAAAAAACACAACTAATGATCGAAATGTTCGATGGTTATGAAACACCATTTGGAAAAATAAACGGTAAGCTCACTGTTTCTGAAAATATCGCAGATCAAGGGGGAATTATTTCAGCTTTAGAAGCCGCAAAAAGCGAACCTGATTTTAACATAGAAGAATTTTTCAGAAATTATGCTTACTGCGAAAGAGGAATTATTCGAAAAGAAGCTGCAATCCGTAGATTGCTTAGTGATCCACATTCACCTGCAAAAGAAAGAGTTAATTTACAATTAAAACTTTCAAAAGAATTCCAAGAACATTACAACCTTTCAAAATATGATAAAATGTATTATCCAATTGAAAAAATCTTTGAGATTTGATAA
- the fusA gene encoding elongation factor G: protein MARDYDLKDYRNIGIMAHIDAGKTTTTERILFHTGKIHKIGETHDGASQMDWMAQEQERGITITSAATTAFWKGKRINIIDTPGHVDFTVEVERSLRVLDGAVAVLDAQSGVEPQTETVWRQATNYRVPRIVYVNKMDKAGADFAASVASVKQRLGGNAVAIQWPIGAESDFKGIIDLVTRQAFTYNGEAQEEEFPTEIPADLKEIVEIKRQELLEAVANFDEELMMVVLEGGDIDEATFKEAIRKATLTSEFFPVVCGTSFKNKGVKKMIDAVVDYLPSPLDVPAIKAYNGEEEVTVQATDDGAFAALAFKVMTDPFVGSLTFFRVYRGVLEKGSYVINSTKDQKERIGRILQMHANSRVEIDECRAGDIAAAVGLKFTTTGDTLVAEKTAPIVLEKMVFPEPVISQALEPESKAATEKLSLGLQKLAAEDPTFRTYTDEETGQTIIAGMGELHLDIIVDRLKREFGVQAKVGAPQVSYRETITKTADVEGKHIKQSGGKGQYGHVWIKFEPNPDGGFEFVDKIVGGKIPKEYIKSIQKGLEEKMAAGILAGYPMIDVRATLFDGSYHDVDSSEMAYKIAASKALTKAKDQIGTVLLEPIMDVSVVVPSDHMGDVIGDLSRRRGLVNDQEQRNDGAVIVRAHVPLAEMFGYSTELRSMTSGRGTYQMQFDHYEKTPKNISDEIIKRRNIQAKDED from the coding sequence ATGGCTAGAGATTATGATTTAAAAGATTACCGTAATATCGGTATTATGGCTCACATTGATGCAGGGAAAACAACAACAACAGAAAGAATTTTATTCCACACAGGAAAAATTCACAAAATCGGAGAAACACACGATGGTGCTTCTCAAATGGACTGAATGGCTCAAGAGCAAGAACGTGGTATTACTATTACTTCTGCTGCTACAACAGCATTCTGAAAAGGAAAAAGAATCAACATTATCGATACACCAGGACACGTTGACTTTACAGTTGAAGTTGAACGTTCATTACGTGTATTAGATGGTGCTGTTGCGGTTCTTGATGCTCAATCAGGAGTTGAACCTCAAACAGAAACAGTTTGAAGACAAGCTACAAACTATAGAGTTCCACGTATTGTTTATGTAAACAAAATGGATAAAGCTGGAGCTGACTTTGCGGCTTCTGTTGCTTCTGTTAAACAACGTCTTGGAGGTAACGCTGTTGCAATTCAATGACCAATTGGAGCAGAATCAGATTTTAAAGGAATTATTGATCTTGTAACAAGACAAGCTTTCACATACAATGGTGAAGCTCAAGAAGAAGAATTTCCAACAGAAATTCCAGCTGATTTAAAAGAAATTGTTGAAATTAAACGTCAAGAATTATTAGAAGCTGTTGCAAACTTTGACGAAGAATTAATGATGGTAGTTTTAGAAGGTGGTGACATTGATGAAGCTACATTTAAAGAAGCAATTAGAAAAGCTACTTTAACATCAGAATTCTTCCCAGTTGTTTGTGGTACATCATTTAAAAACAAAGGTGTTAAGAAAATGATTGACGCTGTTGTTGATTACTTACCATCACCTTTAGATGTTCCTGCTATTAAAGCTTACAATGGTGAAGAGGAAGTAACAGTTCAAGCAACAGATGATGGTGCTTTTGCTGCTCTTGCTTTCAAAGTTATGACAGACCCATTCGTTGGATCTCTTACATTCTTCCGTGTATACCGTGGGGTATTAGAAAAAGGAAGTTATGTAATTAACTCAACAAAAGATCAAAAAGAACGTATTGGACGTATCTTACAAATGCACGCAAACAGCCGTGTAGAAATCGATGAATGTCGTGCTGGTGATATTGCTGCTGCTGTTGGACTTAAATTTACAACAACAGGAGATACATTAGTTGCTGAAAAAACAGCTCCAATCGTACTTGAAAAAATGGTTTTCCCAGAACCTGTTATTTCTCAAGCTCTTGAACCAGAATCAAAAGCTGCAACAGAAAAACTTTCATTAGGACTTCAAAAATTAGCTGCCGAAGATCCAACTTTCAGAACATACACAGATGAAGAAACAGGACAAACAATTATTGCCGGAATGGGTGAATTACACCTTGACATTATTGTTGACCGTCTTAAACGTGAATTTGGTGTTCAAGCTAAAGTTGGTGCACCTCAAGTTTCATACCGTGAAACAATTACAAAAACAGCTGATGTCGAAGGAAAACACATTAAACAATCTGGTGGTAAAGGACAATACGGACACGTATGAATTAAATTTGAACCAAACCCAGATGGTGGATTTGAATTTGTGGATAAAATTGTTGGTGGAAAAATTCCTAAAGAATACATCAAATCAATTCAAAAAGGACTTGAAGAAAAAATGGCAGCAGGTATTCTTGCTGGTTATCCAATGATAGATGTTAGAGCAACATTATTCGATGGATCATACCATGATGTCGACTCTTCAGAAATGGCATATAAAATTGCTGCTTCTAAGGCTCTTACAAAAGCAAAAGATCAAATTGGAACAGTTCTTTTAGAACCAATTATGGATGTTTCAGTAGTTGTTCCTTCAGATCACATGGGGGATGTAATTGGAGATCTTTCACGTCGTAGAGGACTTGTAAATGATCAAGAACAAAGAAATGATGGAGCTGTTATCGTTAGAGCTCATGTTCCTCTTGCAGAAATGTTTGGTTACTCAACAGAGCTTAGATCTATGACAAGTGGACGTGGTACATACCAAATGCAATTCGATCACTACGAAAAAACACCAAAAAACATTTCAGATGAAATTATTAAACGTAGAAACATTCAAGCAAAAGATGAAGATTAA
- the rpsG gene encoding 30S ribosomal protein S7, with protein sequence MERNTYVKKKQAPIREVLADPVFNSVIVTKLINQIMLDGKKSIAQDILYSAFEIVKEKTGKEPMEVFLEAVENITPQLEIRTRRIGGTNYQVPTEVPARRKQTLALRWLVQYSRLRNEKTMDVRLANEIIDASNKTGGAIKKREDTHKMAEANRAFAHFRW encoded by the coding sequence TTAGAAAGGAATACTTATGTCAAGAAAAAACAAGCACCTATCCGTGAAGTACTTGCAGATCCAGTTTTTAACTCAGTTATTGTTACTAAGTTAATTAACCAAATTATGCTTGACGGAAAAAAATCAATTGCACAAGATATTTTATATTCAGCATTTGAAATCGTTAAAGAAAAAACAGGTAAAGAACCAATGGAGGTTTTCTTAGAAGCTGTTGAAAACATCACTCCACAATTAGAAATTCGTACAAGAAGAATTGGAGGAACAAACTACCAAGTTCCTACAGAAGTTCCTGCACGTAGAAAACAAACATTAGCACTTAGATGATTAGTGCAATACTCTCGTTTAAGAAACGAAAAAACAATGGATGTTCGTTTAGCTAACGAAATCATTGATGCATCAAACAAAACTGGGGGAGCTATCAAAAAACGTGAAGACACACACAAAATGGCAGAAGCAAACCGTGCTTTCGCTCATTTCAGATGATAG
- the rpsL gene encoding 30S ribosomal protein S12: protein MPTTNQLVTNGRSSKIKKQNAPALNISYNSLIKKAKKMASPFKRGVCTRVTTMTPKKPNSALRKYARVKLSNGMEVTAYIPGEGHNLQEHSVVLIRGGRVKDLPGVRYHIVRGTQDAAGVAKRNQGRSLYGTKKAK from the coding sequence ATGCCTACAACAAACCAATTAGTTACAAATGGTCGTAGCTCAAAAATTAAAAAACAAAATGCTCCTGCATTAAACATTAGCTACAACTCATTAATTAAAAAAGCTAAAAAAATGGCTTCTCCATTCAAACGTGGAGTATGTACTCGTGTTACTACAATGACACCTAAAAAGCCTAACTCAGCTTTACGTAAATATGCCCGTGTTAAATTATCAAACGGAATGGAAGTTACAGCTTACATTCCTGGTGAAGGACACAACTTACAAGAACACTCTGTTGTTTTAATCCGTGGAGGTCGTGTTAAAGACTTACCTGGGGTTAGATACCACATCGTTCGTGGAACACAAGATGCAGCTGGAGTTGCAAAACGTAACCAAGGACGTAGTTTATACGGAACAAAAAAAGCTAAATAA
- a CDS encoding UU173 family protein: MTEIKIKWTNFKKIFDNNPVLIFQTKDSLLNNLQKINNQRDEEEQDDEDEELDLNQEQIEELLDLQGQKLESGTSNFNTAFNELHNFQWFDLETEKSENLNENYMLIKANSFNKYKLAAIDFYLQKYKINNNKVKYVSIKNSLDDRISLTKEWLADENIDVIINPCFRVETEYNKEQLVFELNNSIYDKKTQKIVDVSYKSVTNLENNIKCLYTYLCLNYLKHDFSMKFQDYSVLIIDPFAKNEKNFKKNQIWFYEAFGSLCKENKLTIKTNNKTLSVHKLLSDSGLYAFFETGKYNSNSKFSFFNCVKFKHCLEWKNKNPKIEGTYDFDNLLTTYDFLERYGQNLSGLDIPPFEVLDFFSSFEYFLEFLIKSYKEFGEIEKLNINALKYFAFSAGNVSQGQDKKDKISIIDLKIKKWFDFPKIDYHQEIQMQKHNIDSKIGGILLPKYIVSDPELKTLILNALIGFDYEKFSGKYYKVKDIVSKEFVDKKASAFNKMDDYFNINIANLIRKLHIKDARICWYDYEGFSELFPIIDHLNPYNQLVNQVSVIITKNGKEESVQNIVKDTKNLKLQDLCEMIEVIYANKADYFVVFNKAYENTRNKEILEFVKKAHQDAVLENIDPEVKERANNFISWFNTKYSNLNEFINIINHINDNTIDLADCFAFANLAKNDKYAFFNSLELKDYYVFEANEKTGTINLIDKDPMKFISKNQPTFQKTTISIKFLKYYFSIKKIEKYITYNHIKLKNMIKPYSELKEVQKGTDAMEKAIQRYLGAIGDNLWENLFVPNLKIYCENDVRAMMMVYDFLMLLITKAKPEITDFEYQLEDPNLYYKFEGDKIVLGK, encoded by the coding sequence ATGACAGAAATAAAAATTAAATGAACTAATTTTAAGAAGATTTTTGATAATAATCCTGTTTTAATTTTTCAAACAAAAGATTCTCTTCTTAATAATTTGCAAAAAATAAATAATCAAAGAGATGAAGAAGAACAAGATGATGAAGATGAAGAACTGGATCTAAATCAAGAACAAATTGAAGAACTTCTTGATTTGCAAGGTCAAAAATTAGAATCCGGAACATCTAACTTTAATACCGCTTTTAATGAACTTCATAATTTTCAATGATTTGACTTAGAAACAGAAAAATCAGAAAATTTAAACGAAAATTATATGTTAATTAAAGCAAACAGTTTTAATAAATATAAACTTGCAGCAATTGATTTTTATCTCCAAAAATACAAGATTAACAATAATAAAGTTAAATATGTAAGTATCAAAAATTCCTTAGATGATCGAATTTCACTAACAAAAGAGTGATTAGCTGATGAAAATATTGATGTGATTATTAATCCTTGTTTTAGAGTTGAAACAGAATATAACAAAGAGCAACTTGTTTTTGAATTAAATAACTCAATTTATGATAAAAAAACTCAAAAAATAGTAGATGTTAGTTATAAATCAGTCACTAATTTAGAAAATAATATTAAATGTTTATATACTTACCTTTGTCTTAATTACCTTAAACATGATTTTTCAATGAAATTCCAAGACTATAGCGTCTTGATTATTGATCCTTTTGCTAAAAACGAAAAGAACTTCAAAAAAAATCAAATTTGATTTTATGAAGCTTTTGGTTCTCTTTGTAAGGAAAATAAATTAACAATTAAAACTAACAACAAAACTTTAAGTGTTCATAAACTACTGAGTGATTCTGGACTGTATGCATTTTTTGAGACAGGGAAATACAATTCAAATTCTAAGTTTTCATTTTTCAATTGTGTTAAATTTAAGCATTGTTTAGAATGAAAAAATAAAAATCCTAAAATCGAAGGCACTTATGATTTTGACAACCTTTTAACAACTTATGATTTTTTAGAACGCTATGGTCAAAATTTAAGTGGACTAGATATTCCGCCTTTTGAGGTTCTTGATTTTTTTAGTAGTTTTGAATATTTTTTAGAATTTTTAATTAAAAGTTATAAAGAATTTGGAGAGATAGAAAAACTTAATATTAATGCACTAAAATATTTTGCTTTTTCGGCAGGTAATGTAAGTCAGGGACAAGACAAAAAAGATAAAATATCAATCATTGATTTGAAAATCAAAAAATGATTTGATTTTCCAAAAATTGATTACCATCAAGAAATACAAATGCAAAAACATAATATAGATTCAAAAATTGGTGGAATTCTTTTACCAAAATATATTGTTAGCGATCCTGAATTAAAAACTTTAATATTAAATGCTTTAATTGGCTTTGATTATGAAAAGTTTTCAGGTAAATACTATAAAGTTAAAGATATTGTGTCAAAAGAATTTGTTGATAAAAAAGCTTCCGCTTTTAATAAAATGGATGATTATTTTAATATTAATATTGCAAATTTAATTAGAAAATTACACATTAAAGACGCAAGAATTTGTTGATATGATTATGAAGGTTTTTCAGAACTTTTTCCAATTATTGATCATTTAAATCCCTATAATCAACTAGTTAATCAAGTTTCTGTAATTATTACTAAAAACGGCAAAGAAGAAAGTGTTCAAAATATAGTTAAGGACACAAAAAATCTTAAATTACAAGACTTGTGTGAGATGATTGAAGTAATTTATGCAAACAAAGCAGATTACTTTGTGGTTTTTAATAAAGCTTATGAAAATACTAGAAATAAGGAAATTTTAGAGTTTGTCAAAAAAGCACATCAAGATGCTGTTTTGGAAAATATTGATCCAGAAGTTAAGGAACGTGCTAACAATTTTATAAGTTGATTTAACACAAAATATAGCAATCTAAATGAATTTATTAACATTATTAATCATATTAATGACAACACAATTGATTTAGCTGATTGTTTTGCTTTTGCAAATCTTGCTAAAAATGATAAATATGCTTTCTTTAATTCCTTAGAGCTCAAAGATTATTATGTTTTTGAAGCTAACGAAAAAACCGGAACAATCAACTTAATTGATAAAGATCCGATGAAGTTTATTTCTAAAAATCAGCCAACATTTCAAAAAACTACAATTAGTATTAAGTTTTTAAAATATTATTTTTCAATTAAAAAGATTGAAAAATATATTACATATAATCATATTAAACTCAAAAACATGATTAAACCTTATTCAGAGCTAAAGGAAGTTCAAAAAGGAACTGATGCAATGGAAAAAGCAATTCAGAGATATTTAGGGGCAATTGGAGATAATCTTTGAGAAAATCTTTTTGTTCCAAATTTAAAAATTTATTGCGAAAATGATGTTAGAGCGATGATGATGGTTTATGATTTCTTGATGTTATTAATTACAAAAGCAAAACCTGAAATTACTGATTTTGAGTACCAACTAGAAGATCCAAATCTTTATTATAAATTTGAAGGTGATAAAATAGTTTTAGGTAAATAA